The genomic DNA GCGCGCCGCACTGGAAAGCATCGCCTACCAGAGCGCCGCGCTGCTGCAGGCCATGAGCCGCGATGCGGTCGCGGCCGGCGGCACGCCCGTGGCCGAACTGCGCGTGGACGGCGGCGCGAGCGTGAACGACCTGCTGATGCAGTTCCAGGCCGACCTGCTGGGCATTCCCGTGGTGCGGCCCGAAGTCATCGAGACTACCGCGCTCGGCGCCGCCTACCTTGCGGGCCTGTCGACCGGCGTCTACAGCGACGCGCGACAGCTGTCGAAGCTGTGGAAGGTGGAGCGGCGCTTCATGCCGACCATGGGCCGCGCGCAGGCCGAGGAATCGATGGCGCGCTGGGAGCGCGCGGTGCGGCAGGCCACGGCAACCTGAGGCCCGCTGCCAGCGCCAGGCTACCAGCCCCAGACCAGGCGCCGCGCCACCCAGCCGGTGCCGCCGCCTTCGTGCCGGACCTTGACCCAGTCGCCGCGGCGCTCGAGCGTGCGCAGCACGTCGCCATAGACCGCCCGCTTCACCACGGGACTGCGCGCGCTTGGCGACCTGCGCAGCACGGCCACCTTCGCCTTCACCACATGGTGCGGCGTCCTGCTGGTCATCGGGCGGTAGACCCACGCCTTGTCGTTTTCGAAGTCGCTGACCCGCAGCCAGTCGCCCTTCCTGCCGATGACGCGGAACGGGTAGCCCTTGCCCACGGTCCAGTGCGCTTCGTAGCGCTGGCCGGGACCGGTGCGCATGTTCAGGGTCTTGGCCGCGGAACTGACCATCTGCCGCTCGGCGGCGAATGCGAACGGCAATGCCATCCACGAGAGAACGAATGCGAGGAGCAGCGCGGGCAGTCGGCTGGATCTGGACATGGAGCGGGGGGTCCTTTTCTATCGAGCTTCAAGAAGAATGTCCGGCGATGCCGGGCGAGCCCGTCTGGGCACTCGAAGGCGAATAAGTTCCGCCGGGATATCCCTCAACGCCTTAGAAGCGCCTGCAGCACGAGCCGGCGGCTCTTTGATTTCCGGCTGCGCAGGAGGCCGCGCGCCTTTCGCTGCCGCATTGACCATCGCCCCGGCCCCCCGCGGCCGGCTGCGCGCCGTAGCGCGGCCGGTGGGCCCGGACTCGAACGCCCGCTCAGTGCGCCGGAACCAGGAAATCCTGGCTGATCCGCCCGCCGAGTTCGTTCACCCGGTCGAGGAACTGCGTGAGGTAGGCATGCAGCCCGGTCGCGAGAATTTCGTCGACGCGTGCGTACTGCAGGTCGGCCAGCAGCTTGCCGGCGCGGCGCTGGGTTTCTGCGCTCTGCTCGTTCTGCACCTTGGCGAGGTTGTTCACCACTTCGACCAGGCTCGCATGCAGCGAGCGCGGCATGTCGGCGCGAAGAATGAGCAGCTCGGCCACGCGCTCGGGCTTGATCACGTCGCGGTACACCTTGCGGTACACCTCGAAGGCCGAGACGCTGCGCAAAATGGCGCTCCAGTGATAGAAGTCGTACTCCTGGTCTTCTTCCGTGGCGGTGCCGAAGAACTCGCTGTTGAGCGCGTGGAACTTCACGTCCACCAGCCGCGCCGTGTTGTCGGCGCGCTCCAGAAAGGTGCCCAGGCGCGAGAAGTAGAACGCCTCGTCCTGCAGCATGGTGCCGAGCGTGACGCCGCGCGACAGATGCGAGCGGAACTTGACCCATTCGAAGAACTGGGCCGGATCGCGCTCGAAGTCGCCGGCGCGCAGCATGCGGTTGACTTCGAGCCAGGTGGTGTTCTGGGTTTCCCAGGCCTCGGTGGTGAGCGCGCCGCGAACCGCCCGCGCGTTTTCGCGTGCGGCCTTGAGGCAGGAAAGGATGGAAGACGGATTGCTCTCGTCCTTGACCATGAACTCCATCACGTCGTGCGGCGTGATCTGCTCGTACTTCTTGTTGTACGAAGGCAGCAGCTCGCTGATGGACAGCACGCCCTGCCAGCCGTACTTGGCCACTTCGGCCGATTGGGGCAAGAGCGAGGTCTGGTAGTTGACGTCGAGCATGCGGGCGGTGTTTTCCGCGCGCTCGGTGTAGCGGGACATCCAGTAGAGATGGTCGGCGGTGCGTGACAGCATCGTTTGTGCTCCTACGATTGGCTTTGCGACTGCGTGGCCGCCTTGGGCCTGGGCGTGCGGTCGGCTTCGAGGATCCAGGTGTCCTTGGTGCCGCCGCCCTGCGATGAATTGACCACCAGCGAGCCCTCCTTGAGCGCCACGCGCGTGAGGCCGCCGGGCACCATCTGCACCTCGCTGCCCGAAAGCACGAAGGGTCGCAGGTCGATGTGGCGCGGCGCGATGCCGGCATCGACAAAGGTCGGCGAGGTCGACAGGCTCAGCGTGGGCTGGGCGATGTAGCCGTCGGGCTTGGCGATCACGGCCTTCTTGAAGTCCTCGATCTCGGCCTGCGTGGCCGCCGGGCCGATCAGCATGCCGTAGCCGCCGGCGCCGTGCACCTCCTTGACGACCAGGTCCTTCATGTTGTCGAGCGTGTACTGCAGCTCGTCCTTGTTGCGGCACATGTAGGTGGGCACGTTCTTGAGGATCGGCTTTTCGCCGAGGTAGAACTCGACCATCTTGGGCACGTAGGGGTAGATCGACTTGTCGTCGGCCACGCCGGTGCCCACGGCATTGCAGATGACGACGTTGCCTTCGCGGTAGGCGCGCATCAGGCCCGCGCAGCCGAGCGTGGAGGTGGGACGGAACACCTCGGGGTCGAGGAAGTCGTCGTCGACGCGGCGGTAGATCACGTCGACGCGCCGCGGCCCGCGCGTGGTGCGCATGTAGACGAAGTTGTCCTTGACGAACAGGTCCTGCCCTTCGACCAGTTCCACGCCCATCTGCTGGGCAAGGAAGGCATGCTCGAAGTAGGCGCTGTTGTACATGCCGGGCGTGAGCACCACCACCGTGGGCTCGGCCGTGGCGGGCGGCGCGCTGGCACGCAGGGTTTCGAGCAGCAGGTCGGGGTAGTGCGCCACCGGCGCGATGCGGTTCTGGTTGAACAGCTCGGGGAAGAGCCGCATCATCATCTTGCGGTTCTCGAGCATGTAGCTCACACCGCTGGGCACGCGCAGGTTGTCTTCGAGCACGTAGTACTCGCCGTTGCCCTGGGCATCGGGGGCGCGCACGATGTCGATGCCCGAGATGTTGGAGTACACGTTGTGCGGCACGTTGACGCCCATCATCTCGGGGCGGAACTGCGCGTTGTGGAGGATCTGCTCGGCCGGGATGATGCCGGCCTTGATGATTTCCTGGTCGTGGTAGACGTCATGCAGGAAGCGGTTGAGCGCCGTCACGCGCTGCACCAGCCCCTTTTCCATGCTCTCCCACTCGTGGGCTGGAATGATCCGCGGCAGCAGGTCGAACGGGATGAGCCGCTCGGTGCCGGAACCGTCCTCGTCCTTGGCGCCGTACACCGCAAAGGTGATGCCGACCCGGCGGAAGATCATTTCCGCCTCTTCGCGTCGCGATCGCATCACCTCGCCGGGTTGCTTCGCGAGCCATTGGTCGTAGCGCTTGTAGTGCTGCCGGATTGCAGCCCCCGCATAGGGCAACTGCTCATACATCTCGTCGAATTTGTGCATGGAACGACCAATCTCCTTGAGCCATAGCTTAGCAAGTTCGAGGCCAGTGAAAGCCCTATGTTGAGGCGAAACACCGCGCCGCCGCCCGCTTTCACGGCAGGCGGTGGTGCCAATAGCGGGCATTGCGCTCCCGTTCGCAGCCGACTTCGCCCGGTTCCCGGCTGCGCCAGAGCACGGCGCCGCAGGGCACGCTTTCGACCAGCTTCACGCCCTGCGCGGCATAGCGCTCGACCACTTCCGGGGCCGGGTGGCCGAAACGGTTGCGGTAGCCCGCCTGGACCAGCGCGAGGCGCGGGCGTACCGCTTCGAGGAACGGCGCGCTCGACGAAGTCTTGCTGCCATGGTGCGGCGCGAGCAGCACGTCGGCGCGCAGATCGGCCGTGCGCGACACCAGCGCGGCCTCCTGCAGGCGCTCGATGTCGCCGGCCAGCAGCACCGTGGCGCGGCCGTTGGCGATGCGCAGCACGCAGGAAATGGCATTGGGCTTGGTGAACGACAGGTAGTCGTCCGCCGCCGGATGCAGGATCTCGAAATCCACGCCGTCCCAGGTCCAGCGCTGCCCCGCCTCGCAGCGCCGCGCCGGACGCACCGCTTGCAGCGGGTGCGTGGCCTCTATCGAGCTCAACAGCGCCGCCTGCGGCTGCATCGCGAGCACCGCGGCCGCGCCGCCGGTGTGGTCGCTGTCGCGGTGGCTCAGCACCAGCATGTCCAGCCGCTCGTCGAAGGCGCGCAGCAGCGGCACGAGCACGCGATGGCCGGCGTCGCTCTCGAGGCTGTAGCGCGGGCCGGCGTCGTACAGCAGGCTGTGCGCTGCGGTGCGCACCAGCACCGCGTTGCCCTGCCCGATGTCCGCGGCCAGCAGTTCGAACTGCCCCTCGGCCGGACGGGGGGCGTGCCAGAGCAGCACCGGCAGCAGGAGCGGCAGGCCCAGCGTGCGCAGCGACCACGGCAGGCGCATGGCCAGCAGAACGCCGCCCGCCACCCCGCAGGCCGCCATCCACACGGGTGGCGCCGCCATCGAGACCGTGGCATAGGGCAGCGCGGCCAGCCACCGCAGCAGCAGGGCCAGCAACTGCACGGACCAGGCGGCAAGCTCCCAGAGCGGCGGTGCCACCGCACCCAGCATCGCCAGCGGCGTGACCACCAGCGTGACCCAGGGGATCGCCACCGCATTGGCCAGCAGGCCCACCACCGACACCTGCTGGAAAAGCAGCAAGCTGAGCGGGGTGAGCGCCAGCGTGATCACCCATTGCTCGCGGAAGAACCCCAGCAGCCGGGACCATTTTCCCGCCGCCTCCCCGGCCGGCCGCATGAAGCCGGTCGCGAACAGGATGCCGACCGCCACGAAGCTGAGCCAGAAGCCGGCCTGCATCAGCGCCCACGGGTCGACGGCCACCACCACCGCCGCGATCAGCAGCCAGACATGGGGCCATGGCCAGCGCCGCCCCGTGAACCGCAGCAGCGCCACGGTCGCGAGCATCCAGACCGTGCGCTGCGAAGGCACGCCCCAGCCGCTGAAAAGCGCATAGAGCCCGGCCAGCAGAACGCCGCCGGCCAGCGCGGCCTGCGGCGCGGGAACGCGCAGCATCAGCCAGCCGCTGCGGCGCCACAGCGCGCCCACCACATGCGCGGCAAGCCAGGCGAACATGGTGATGTGCAGCCCCGAGATCGACATCAGGTGGGCCACGCCGGTGGCGCGAAAGACATCCCAGTCGCTGCGGTCGATGGCGCCCTGGTCGCCGGTGACGAGCGCGGCGATGACGCCGGCCTGCCTCGCATCGGCCACGCGCTCGAACACCGCATCGCGCACCGCCTCCCGCGCACGTTCGATCGGATGCAGCCATGTGGATTGCAGCCGCGCCGGCGCCGCATCGCGGGCACCCGTTCGCACGTAGCCGCTGGCATGAACGCCCTGCTCCCAGAGCCACAGTTCGTTGTCGAAGCCGTGTGGATTGAGATTGCCGTGCGGCGCCTTGAGCCGCACCGTGAGACGCCAGCGCTCGCCCGCATGCAGCGCGGCCGCATCGCCGGCGGCGGCACGGCCTTCGGTCGCGCGCCCCCAGAGAGAGCTGTCCTCGCGGTACCAGCCGAGCGCGATGCGCGCCGGAACGCGCGGCGCAGCCCCGGCGCGCCCGTCGGCCCAGCGCGCCGACTCCACATCGAGCCGAAAGCGCGTGCCGCCCTCGTTGCGCTGGGGCATCTGCGCGACCACGCCCACCACCTGCAGGTCGCGGCCTTCGAGCGCCGGGTCCAGTGCGCTCTCTGCATAGGCCACCGCGCGCCAGCCCGCAAGCCCGCCGGCGGCAAGCGCACCGCAGGCCAGCGCAAGGACGATCGCAAGCCCTGCCGGCATGCGCCACGCCCGAAGCGGCCGCCGCCATCGGCGCGACAGTGCCGCCAGGCCCGCCAGGCCGGCGAAGAGCAGCGCCGCATAGGCACCCGCGCCCCACAGCCTCGGCTGGTGCAACTGCAAGGCCGCGCCGAGAAGCGATCCGCCCAGCGCAGCAAAGGCCCACGACGATGCCGCGGCGCCGCCCGACGCGCGCCGCGGCGTCAAAGGAAAACTCCCGAACACATGCTGCAAACCCTCCCCGTGCTCGCGCTCAGTGGCGCGTTAATTGCTATGCAACTGGGCTAGTATGCGTCTCACAAGAGACATCTTTTCGATGCAATCTCGCAGTACTGCACACAAAACGCATGTCCATTCACGCCGCACTCCACCACGTCACCCACTACAAATACGACCGCCTGGTGCAGTTGGGCCCGCAGGTCGTGCGCCTGCGTCCCGCGCCGCACTGCCGCAGCAACGTCATCTCGTATTCGCTGCAGGTCGAGCCGGCCGAGCACTTCGTCAACTGGATGCAGGACCCGTTCGCCAACTACCAGGCGCGGCTCGTGTTTCCCGAGAAGACGCGCGAGTTCAAGGTCACGGTCGACCTGGTCGTCGAGATGGCGGTCTACAACCCCTTCGACTTCTTCCTCGAGCCGCAGGCCGAGAACTTCCCGTTCAAGTACACCGCCTCGCAGGCCGAAGAACTCGCGCCCTACCTCGTCACCGAGGAACCCACGCCGCTTCTGCAGGCCTACCTCGACAAGATCGAGCGCAAGGAGCAGCGCACCATCGATTTTCTGGTCGGCCTCAACCAGCAGGTCCAGAAGGACGTCAACTACCTGATCCGCATGGAGCCCGGCGTGCAGACGCCGGAAGAAACGCTCGCCAGCGGCAGCGGCTCCTGCCGCGACTCGGGCTGGCTGCTGGTGCAGTTGCTGCGCCATTGCGGCCTGGCCGCGCGCTTCGTCTCGGGCTACCTGATCCAGCTCACGCCCGACGTCAAGGCGCTCGACGGCCCGAGCGGCACCACGGTCGACTTCACCGACCTGCACGCCTGGTGCGAGGTCTTCCTGCCCGGTGCGGGCTGGATCGGCCTTGACGCCACCTCGGGCCTTCTTGCCGGCGAAGGCCACATCCCGCTCGCCTGCACGCCCACGCCTTCGAGCGCCGCGCCCATCGAAGGCGCGGTGGACGAAGCCGAGGTCGATTTCGGCCATGAGATGAAGGTCACGCGCATCTACGAATCGCCGCGCGTGACCAAGCCCTACACCGAGGAACAATGGGCCGAGGTGCTCGCGCTCGGCGATGCGGTCGATGCGCGCCTGAAAGCCGGCGACGTGCGGCTCACGATGGGCGGCGAGCCGACCTACGTGGCCACCAGCGACCGCGACGCGCCCGAGTGGAACACCGATGCGCTCGGCCCCACCAAGCGCGGCTATGCCACCGAGCTCGTGCACAAGCTGCGCGCCGAGTACGGCCAGGGCGGCTTCCTGCACTTCGGCCAGGGCAAGTGGTACCCGGGCGAGCAATTGCCGCGCTGGGCGCTGTCGATCTTCTGGCGCGCCGACGGCCAGACGCTCTGGCACGACCCCGAACTCTTCGCCGACGAGCGCGTGCCCACGCACTACACGAGCGAAGACGCGCGCCGCTTCACCACCGTGCTGGCGCACAAGCTCGGCATCACCGAGCGCTACATCCAGCCCGGCTACGAAGACGTCTACTACTACCTCTGGCGCGAACGCCGGCTGCCGGTCAACGTCGA from Variovorax sp. V93 includes the following:
- a CDS encoding SH3 domain-containing protein → MSRSSRLPALLLAFVLSWMALPFAFAAERQMVSSAAKTLNMRTGPGQRYEAHWTVGKGYPFRVIGRKGDWLRVSDFENDKAWVYRPMTSRTPHHVVKAKVAVLRRSPSARSPVVKRAVYGDVLRTLERRGDWVKVRHEGGGTGWVARRLVWGW
- a CDS encoding alpha-E domain-containing protein, producing the protein MLSRTADHLYWMSRYTERAENTARMLDVNYQTSLLPQSAEVAKYGWQGVLSISELLPSYNKKYEQITPHDVMEFMVKDESNPSSILSCLKAARENARAVRGALTTEAWETQNTTWLEVNRMLRAGDFERDPAQFFEWVKFRSHLSRGVTLGTMLQDEAFYFSRLGTFLERADNTARLVDVKFHALNSEFFGTATEEDQEYDFYHWSAILRSVSAFEVYRKVYRDVIKPERVAELLILRADMPRSLHASLVEVVNNLAKVQNEQSAETQRRAGKLLADLQYARVDEILATGLHAYLTQFLDRVNELGGRISQDFLVPAH
- a CDS encoding circularly permuted type 2 ATP-grasp protein, whose amino-acid sequence is MHKFDEMYEQLPYAGAAIRQHYKRYDQWLAKQPGEVMRSRREEAEMIFRRVGITFAVYGAKDEDGSGTERLIPFDLLPRIIPAHEWESMEKGLVQRVTALNRFLHDVYHDQEIIKAGIIPAEQILHNAQFRPEMMGVNVPHNVYSNISGIDIVRAPDAQGNGEYYVLEDNLRVPSGVSYMLENRKMMMRLFPELFNQNRIAPVAHYPDLLLETLRASAPPATAEPTVVVLTPGMYNSAYFEHAFLAQQMGVELVEGQDLFVKDNFVYMRTTRGPRRVDVIYRRVDDDFLDPEVFRPTSTLGCAGLMRAYREGNVVICNAVGTGVADDKSIYPYVPKMVEFYLGEKPILKNVPTYMCRNKDELQYTLDNMKDLVVKEVHGAGGYGMLIGPAATQAEIEDFKKAVIAKPDGYIAQPTLSLSTSPTFVDAGIAPRHIDLRPFVLSGSEVQMVPGGLTRVALKEGSLVVNSSQGGGTKDTWILEADRTPRPKAATQSQSQS
- a CDS encoding DNA internalization-related competence protein ComEC/Rec2, with the protein product MTPRRASGGAAASSWAFAALGGSLLGAALQLHQPRLWGAGAYAALLFAGLAGLAALSRRWRRPLRAWRMPAGLAIVLALACGALAAGGLAGWRAVAYAESALDPALEGRDLQVVGVVAQMPQRNEGGTRFRLDVESARWADGRAGAAPRVPARIALGWYREDSSLWGRATEGRAAAGDAAALHAGERWRLTVRLKAPHGNLNPHGFDNELWLWEQGVHASGYVRTGARDAAPARLQSTWLHPIERAREAVRDAVFERVADARQAGVIAALVTGDQGAIDRSDWDVFRATGVAHLMSISGLHITMFAWLAAHVVGALWRRSGWLMLRVPAPQAALAGGVLLAGLYALFSGWGVPSQRTVWMLATVALLRFTGRRWPWPHVWLLIAAVVVAVDPWALMQAGFWLSFVAVGILFATGFMRPAGEAAGKWSRLLGFFREQWVITLALTPLSLLLFQQVSVVGLLANAVAIPWVTLVVTPLAMLGAVAPPLWELAAWSVQLLALLLRWLAALPYATVSMAAPPVWMAACGVAGGVLLAMRLPWSLRTLGLPLLLPVLLWHAPRPAEGQFELLAADIGQGNAVLVRTAAHSLLYDAGPRYSLESDAGHRVLVPLLRAFDERLDMLVLSHRDSDHTGGAAAVLAMQPQAALLSSIEATHPLQAVRPARRCEAGQRWTWDGVDFEILHPAADDYLSFTKPNAISCVLRIANGRATVLLAGDIERLQEAALVSRTADLRADVLLAPHHGSKTSSSAPFLEAVRPRLALVQAGYRNRFGHPAPEVVERYAAQGVKLVESVPCGAVLWRSREPGEVGCERERNARYWHHRLP